AAAGGCTTATATGAACCGCGCTTATGCAAAGATGCAGCTGGGCCAGTATAACTCTGCAAGACAGGATGAAAGGATAGCCAATGCTAAAGTTATGGAGTACCGCTATAAGACTCGCGACAGTACCGGTTACAGAAATTTTGCAGATACTACAAAGAGGTTTGACCAGCTGATTGCGCTTGATACTGACTTTGCAAAGAAGGATTTTTCCAACAATGAGCTGCTGCAATATAGAGATGTGGACATCAGGCTTAAGCCGCTATACAAGTTTAATATAGTTGAAAAACAGAAGGTTGCAATGGCGCTGGAACGCAGATATGAAAATCCTAAGATGACTGCGTTTGAATCTTCCGCTGCAATTCCTGTGGAGATGACGCCAATAAAGCAGAGCAGCACGGATGAAAAATCTATCAGCACAAATAATTTTGAGAAAGAGATTAGAGATAAAATAGCAGGGCTTTCAGACGGCAGCGGAAAAAAGAATGATGTATCTGTCGGGAGGCTAATGTTCAGCCAGGCCTTGATTGCAGGTTATAACAATCACTTTAACGAGGCGTTGGCGGATTATGACAAAGCCATTGAAAATGAGCCGGATCAGACGTTCTACTATATCAACCGAGGCGCGCTTCAGGCGGAGATGATAGACTTTATCTCTTCTATGGAGACAAATGTCCAGGTGCTGACGCTGGATAATTCAAGAACCGCAAGGGCCAGAGTGCAAGATAAATATGAGAATTATGATTATACTCCCGCCATTCATGATATGACAAAGGCGGCTCAGCTGATGCCTGACTTCCCGTACACTTACTACAACCTGGGCAACCTGTACTGTTTGTCAAATGATTTGCCTGAATCTATATCCCAGTATACCAAAGCAATACAGCTGTATCCTTCTATGGGGGAGGCTTATTATAACCGCGGACTTGTCCTTATATTCTTGAAGGATAAAGAGAAAGGATGTTTGGATTTGTCAAAGGCCGGGGAACTTGGAATTCAAGATGCTTATAGCGTCATAAGCAAGTACTGCACAAAGAAATAGGATTATTTCTTCTTGTTCTTCTTCATTTTCTTGATGGCATCAACGGTTCTGACCGTTGCTTCATCAGTTGCAATATCGTGTACTGCAAGAAAAGAGAGGATGGCGCAAATAATTGGAAATACAGCTGTTATGGGGAATCTTGTTCCTGCCGGCCTTGTGAAGAAAGCATAGGCAAGCCAGCATTGAAATGCTACCAGTATAACTGCATTAAAGATTGTAAATCTTATCTGAAGCATCCGGTAGTGAATAAGGAATAGAGAAATGAAGGAGATAAACGTGGCGGCAATCAGCAAAATTAAAAAAGGAACATAGCCTGTGATAACAGAACTAAAGTACATTACGCATAACAAAATGACCACCGCGAGTATAAGTCCGAATTGATTTCCGTGTTTCATAACGCCGCAAAAGTAGGCAAAAAATGTTATCTTTGAGACTGTTTAACAAGAATAAAAAAGACATTAATAAGAATAAAATTATGGCTAGCATAGCAGCATCGGAACTAATGCTTAATGCAGACGGTTCCATTTATCACATTCATCTTAGGCCTTATGATTTGGCAGACACTGTCCTTCTTGTGGGTGACCCGGGAAGAGTAAACATGATTTCAAAGTATATGTCAAATATTGAATTCACTCATCAGAACCGTGAATTTATCTCAACTACAGGTACTTATAATGGGAAAAGAATGACTGTTCTTTCAACCGGAATAGGTACAAACAATATTGACATTGTAATGAATGAGCTTGACGCCGTTGCCAACATAGATTTTAACACCAGGCAAATTAAAGAGAACAAGCGCAAGCTTACAATCTTAAGAATAGGTACATGCGGCGCTTTGCAGCCGGACATTCCTCTTGGCTCCTTTGTATTCTCACACATATCAATTGGTACCGATGGCGTAATCAACTGGTATGCAGACAGAGAGAAAGTTACTGAGGGCGATATAGAAGAGGCTTTGATTAAACACATGGATTGGAACAAACATCTTGGACGTCCTTACATTGTTAAAGATTCCCAGATGCTGATTGACATGTTTAAAGAGCGCACTATCAAGGGAATGACAATATCTGCTCCCGGATTTTTTGGTCCTCAGGGGAGAGTGCTGAGGCTCCCGATAGTTGTACCTGACATGAACCAAAAGTTTGAGTCATTCAGCTTTAACGGCTACCGCGTAACTAATTATGAGATGGAAGGTTCTGCAATTGCGGGGTTTGCAAAAATGATGGGACATGAGGCAGGTACCGTTTGCTGCGTGATTGCAAACCGCTACAGGAAAGAGGCAATCACAGATTACGAACCTTACATAGATAAGCTGATTAAGCTGGTGCTTGAAACGCTGACAAAATAAAATCCGGCTAATCATCAGATTAACCGGACTTTGAGCGGGACACGGGATTCGAACTCGCGACCCTCAGCTTGGGAAGCTGATGCTCTACCGACTGAGCTAGCCCCGCATGCGGGGACAAAATTATAAACTATTTTTTGATTTGCAATAGTATGGGCCTAAGCTGGTTTATAGCAAAAAGACTTGGAAAAAAAGAGAGCAAAAGCGGAGGTAAAAGGCTTAGCGGCATCAGCAATATTATTGCCATAGTCTCAGTTGCCGTAAGCATCATTACTATTATTGTTTCT
The window above is part of the Bacteroidales bacterium genome. Proteins encoded here:
- a CDS encoding tetratricopeptide repeat protein; translated protein: MRHFTGAKSLRTIAIVFALVCIPLVSRAQYDIDQFFYKGRELLIDGKYSSAIDNFNVLVRLDSTLYDAYFFRGIAKYNLGDFAGAERDFDKSLKLNPIYTPAYHYRAITLSRTGKYELALKDLAEAVDLRPSYTGLYFSRGVTYFLSQQFEKAISDFNRFIKAEPKEADAYLNRGASYLFLGDTTKALNDYNTAINLNMFDPEGYVRRSRIFSMTGKQDAAITDLNKAISLDSTNTFAFFNRALIKFDKKDIKGALHDLNKVLDEEPGNALTLYNRAIIRSQIGDYNNAVDDYDRVIAVNPNNVLAYFNRAGVYLALHKYRDAMNDYSQAINLYPDFAKAYMNRAYAKMQLGQYNSARQDERIANAKVMEYRYKTRDSTGYRNFADTTKRFDQLIALDTDFAKKDFSNNELLQYRDVDIRLKPLYKFNIVEKQKVAMALERRYENPKMTAFESSAAIPVEMTPIKQSSTDEKSISTNNFEKEIRDKIAGLSDGSGKKNDVSVGRLMFSQALIAGYNNHFNEALADYDKAIENEPDQTFYYINRGALQAEMIDFISSMETNVQVLTLDNSRTARARVQDKYENYDYTPAIHDMTKAAQLMPDFPYTYYNLGNLYCLSNDLPESISQYTKAIQLYPSMGEAYYNRGLVLIFLKDKEKGCLDLSKAGELGIQDAYSVISKYCTKK
- a CDS encoding DUF4293 family protein, which produces MKHGNQFGLILAVVILLCVMYFSSVITGYVPFLILLIAATFISFISLFLIHYRMLQIRFTIFNAVILVAFQCWLAYAFFTRPAGTRFPITAVFPIICAILSFLAVHDIATDEATVRTVDAIKKMKKNKKK
- a CDS encoding nucleoside phosphorylase, with translation MASIAASELMLNADGSIYHIHLRPYDLADTVLLVGDPGRVNMISKYMSNIEFTHQNREFISTTGTYNGKRMTVLSTGIGTNNIDIVMNELDAVANIDFNTRQIKENKRKLTILRIGTCGALQPDIPLGSFVFSHISIGTDGVINWYADREKVTEGDIEEALIKHMDWNKHLGRPYIVKDSQMLIDMFKERTIKGMTISAPGFFGPQGRVLRLPIVVPDMNQKFESFSFNGYRVTNYEMEGSAIAGFAKMMGHEAGTVCCVIANRYRKEAITDYEPYIDKLIKLVLETLTK